AATTCAACCGCCTGATCGGCCTTTTCCCTGAGCACATCCTCCGTTTCATCCCAAATGTCTTCTTCTTTTTTCGCTCCGCAGTACGGACAGTATGCCATCTCTTTTGCTACCTGTTTTCCACATTCTGCACAAGTACTCGTTCCTTTGATCTCCTCGATCTTTGCCTGATGTCTCTCGATACTTTCTGTTCTGTTATCGATTTTTTCACACAGCATCTGTACCTGTTCGTCCATCGCCTCTCCCGCCTGGTACTTCTCGTACAGAAAGCGCCCCATCTCCAGCATATCCGCCTCATTGCCGCGCTCCAGAGTTCGGATCTGTCCTCTCAATCGCTGTATTTCCATCATCTCGCCTGCTTTACTTGTCACAGTTTCTGTTGTCTCACCGATTTTTTTACCTAAGTCTTCAAAAAAAGATTTCATCTTTCTTCTCCTTTCTGTCACATATCTGTTATTTTCAACAGAATTTCTCGTGCATATATACATTATACCCCAAACGTTCATAACTTCAACCAGATTTCTTCTGTTTTCTTCTTTCCGCTTCTTATTTTGAAGCTTTCGGCATATACTTTCAAAAACATCCAGGAGATCATTTCATGCCATACTCTGACTTATGCCGGGAAAAAATTCTTTCTGAAGATTATCATGATTTTATTGTCTCCGACATCCGAATGCCCTTTCTTCAAGATATGCTTGAAAAAGACTGCTGTCTTCAAAACCCCGGCTTTTTTTATCAATGTGCTTACCTTTCAAAATCTGTAATAAAACCTGTATCGCTGGAAAACTATTCTTATTTTTCGATTCCGAAATGCTACTCCCTGCTCAGTATGCAGGCGCTAAATCAGGCCGGAATCCTTCCGATCCAGAACCACTCCACCATTCAATTAAGCGGAAAACAGGTTATGATCGGATTTCTGGATACCGGAATCGACTATCAAAATCCGGTATTTCAACATCTGGATAAAACCACTCGAATCGCAGGCATCTGGGATCAGACGATCCAAAGCGGCACCCCTCCGGAATCCTTTGACTATGGCTCTCATTATACACCCGATATGATCAATGAAGCGCTTGCCTCGGAAGATCCGTATTCCCTTGTCCCAAGTGTGGACAATAATGGACACGGAACATTTCTCGCAAGTATCGCTGCCGGTTCCGGAGATCCCGATGCGCAGTTTATCGGTGCTGCGCCGGAATCTGTAATTGCCGTTGTAAAGTTAAAGCAGGCAAAACAATATCTGAGAGACTACTATTTTATTCCCAATACAGCCCCTGCTTTTCAGGAAAATGATATCATGCTTGGTATGCGCTATCTCCACCTGCTTGCCGAAAAACTGGGACTTCCTCTGATCTTCTGCCTGGCACTTGGCAGCAATCTGGGCGGACACTCCGGCTCTCTCCCACTCTCGATCATTGCCCAGCAGTATACCTTGTTGTCTAATCGGATTCCTGTTATCGGGGTCGGAAATGAAGCAGATCAGAGACATCACTTTTACAGCGAGATCATGAATACTT
This window of the Mediterraneibacter gnavus ATCC 29149 genome carries:
- a CDS encoding late embryogenesis abundant protein 76 (LEA 76) is translated as MKSFFEDLGKKIGETTETVTSKAGEMMEIQRLRGQIRTLERGNEADMLEMGRFLYEKYQAGEAMDEQVQMLCEKIDNRTESIERHQAKIEEIKGTSTCAECGKQVAKEMAYCPYCGAKKEEDIWDETEDVLREKADQAVEFVKEKTTQAMDTVAEKTEDAAEVVVEKTEDAAEAACEHVKDLSEAVKEKAEDAAEKIKEFTEE
- a CDS encoding S8 family peptidase — protein: MPYSDLCREKILSEDYHDFIVSDIRMPFLQDMLEKDCCLQNPGFFYQCAYLSKSVIKPVSLENYSYFSIPKCYSLLSMQALNQAGILPIQNHSTIQLSGKQVMIGFLDTGIDYQNPVFQHLDKTTRIAGIWDQTIQSGTPPESFDYGSHYTPDMINEALASEDPYSLVPSVDNNGHGTFLASIAAGSGDPDAQFIGAAPESVIAVVKLKQAKQYLRDYYFIPNTAPAFQENDIMLGMRYLHLLAEKLGLPLIFCLALGSNLGGHSGSLPLSIIAQQYTLLSNRIPVIGVGNEADQRHHFYSEIMNTSDTKTVEIRVGENTSGFVMELWTELPNILSISLTSPSGESTSRIPIRAGTSTTFNFLFENTTVYIDYRLFVESTASELIHFRFSDAAPGIWKLVVEPVQIIDGRFHIWLPVREFLSGEVYFLNSNPYYTLTAPSDSVQPISVSYYDSFNNGLALSSGRGFTRTEQVKPDFTAPGISITGALPGGQFESRSGSSTSVGITAGAAALLVEWHLQQKKIPSVSTALIKSLLTLGATRNPDMKYPNREWGYGQLNLYNTFEAMRQL